From Fibrobacter succinogenes, a single genomic window includes:
- a CDS encoding hydrolase — protein sequence MALSAGITREGALELLKKYNSDPFHLEHGEIVENTMRYFARELGYAEDEEFWGIVGLLHDLDFEQWPEQHCIKERELMQEAGLSEELIHATTSHGWSITVDVKPEHEMEKVLYAVDELTGLIGAVVLMRPSKSVQDLELKSVLKKYKSPKFAAGCSREVIERGANLLGWELNDLISRTIAALKTFRP from the coding sequence ATGGCATTATCAGCAGGAATTACACGCGAAGGAGCCTTGGAACTCCTCAAAAAATACAACTCGGATCCATTCCACCTCGAACATGGCGAAATTGTCGAGAACACCATGCGATATTTCGCTCGTGAACTCGGTTATGCCGAAGACGAGGAATTCTGGGGAATCGTTGGGCTTTTGCACGATCTCGATTTTGAACAGTGGCCCGAACAGCATTGCATCAAAGAACGTGAACTCATGCAAGAAGCGGGGCTCTCCGAAGAACTGATTCATGCCACGACAAGTCACGGCTGGTCTATAACGGTCGATGTGAAGCCTGAACACGAAATGGAAAAAGTCCTTTACGCCGTTGATGAATTGACGGGCTTGATTGGCGCTGTCGTATTGATGCGTCCATCAAAAAGCGTGCAAGATCTGGAACTGAAATCTGTTTTGAAAAAGTATAAATCGCCCAAGTTTGCGGCAGGCTGCTCTCGTGAAGTCATTGAACGTGGTGCGAATTTGCTGGGCTGGGAACTGAACGATTTGATTTCTCGGACAATTGCGGCTCTGAAAACTTTTAGACCGTAG
- a CDS encoding pseudouridine synthase — translation MNKFRNNKWNSNSQATKEKPHGVARVISKRGFCSRSQAENMVREGRVSLRGKIVHDPDAPAYENDKILVDGAPVTASEFVYFMMNKPRGYVTTASDEKGRTTVMDLFREEYAKMFPGKPVPHISPVGRLDAASEGLLLFTNDTQWADALLQTRERAKPYRLETRASRNPNVILSEASAKSKDPVTALHTKIYRVQVNGHPSAHDLAKMEAGFNVPPRVFGESEEFMHAVRAVFHRESEKNSWLEITLDEGKNREIRRMLAHLGYEVLRLVRIKFCSYELGDLKQGEIKEIRPK, via the coding sequence ATGAACAAATTCCGCAATAACAAATGGAATAGCAACTCGCAAGCCACGAAGGAAAAGCCTCACGGCGTTGCTCGCGTTATTTCCAAACGCGGATTTTGTAGCCGAAGTCAAGCAGAAAACATGGTCCGCGAGGGCCGGGTTTCTTTGCGTGGTAAAATCGTGCACGACCCGGACGCTCCTGCTTACGAAAACGACAAGATTCTTGTAGACGGCGCACCAGTGACCGCAAGCGAGTTTGTTTACTTTATGATGAACAAGCCCCGCGGTTACGTAACCACGGCAAGCGACGAAAAAGGGCGCACAACCGTCATGGATTTATTCCGCGAAGAGTACGCCAAGATGTTCCCCGGCAAGCCTGTACCGCATATTTCGCCCGTGGGCAGGCTCGACGCCGCCAGCGAAGGACTGTTGCTGTTTACAAACGATACACAATGGGCAGACGCGTTGTTACAGACGAGAGAACGGGCAAAGCCCTACAGACTAGAGACGAGAGCGTCGCGCAATCCAAATGTCATCCTGAGCGAAGCGTCAGCGAAGTCGAAGGATCCAGTAACAGCTCTTCACACAAAAATTTACCGAGTGCAGGTTAACGGCCACCCCTCCGCCCACGACCTCGCAAAAATGGAAGCAGGTTTCAATGTACCGCCCCGCGTCTTTGGCGAGAGTGAAGAATTCATGCACGCCGTTCGCGCCGTTTTCCACCGCGAAAGCGAAAAGAACAGTTGGCTAGAAATTACTTTGGACGAAGGCAAAAACCGCGAAATCCGTCGCATGCTAGCACACCTCGGCTACGAAGTCTTGCGCCTTGTCCGCATCAAGTTTTGCAGTTATGAATTAGGCGATTTAAAGCAGGGCGAAATTAAAGAAATCCGCCCCAAATAA